A window of Staphylococcus sp. 17KM0847 contains these coding sequences:
- the ald gene encoding alanine dehydrogenase, which yields MKIGIPKEIKNNENRVSLSPSGVHALVEAGHTVLVEKSAGEGSYFEDKHYIEVGAQIVDTAAQAWDVDMVVKVKEPLEEEYGYFREGLILFTYLHLANEPKLTEALVEKKVIGIAYETVQLADRSLPLLTPMSEVAGRMSAQIGAQFLQRFNGGMGILLGGIPGVQKGKVTIIGGGQAGTNAAKIALGLGADVTILDVNAKRLQELEDLFDGRVHTIMSNPLNIEENVKESDLVIGAVLIPGAKAPTLVTEDMIKQMKPGSVVVDIAIDQGGIFETTDKITTHDNPTYIKHGVVHYAVANMPGAVPRTSTIGLNNATLPYALQLANKGYKQALTDNVPLSHGLNTFNGLVTNKPVAEAFDLTYTPVTEVLQ from the coding sequence ATGAAAATTGGAATTCCTAAGGAGATAAAGAACAATGAAAACCGTGTAAGTTTATCACCAAGTGGGGTGCATGCACTCGTTGAAGCTGGACATACTGTTCTTGTTGAAAAGAGCGCAGGTGAGGGGTCTTACTTTGAAGATAAACATTACATCGAAGTAGGTGCACAAATTGTTGATACAGCTGCACAAGCTTGGGATGTAGACATGGTTGTGAAGGTAAAAGAACCTTTAGAGGAAGAATATGGTTACTTCAGAGAAGGCCTTATTTTATTCACATATTTACATTTGGCAAATGAACCTAAGTTAACTGAGGCACTTGTTGAAAAGAAAGTGATCGGTATTGCTTATGAAACAGTACAACTTGCAGATCGTTCATTGCCATTGTTGACACCGATGAGTGAGGTTGCTGGTCGTATGTCAGCGCAAATTGGTGCACAGTTCTTACAACGCTTTAATGGTGGTATGGGAATTTTATTAGGTGGTATTCCGGGCGTTCAAAAAGGAAAGGTAACGATTATCGGTGGGGGCCAAGCAGGTACAAATGCTGCTAAGATTGCACTTGGCTTAGGTGCAGATGTTACAATCCTTGATGTCAATGCAAAACGCCTACAAGAGTTAGAAGATTTGTTTGATGGTCGTGTGCATACAATTATGTCAAACCCATTAAACATTGAAGAAAATGTTAAAGAGAGTGACTTGGTTATTGGTGCAGTATTAATTCCAGGGGCAAAAGCACCAACACTTGTTACTGAGGACATGATTAAACAAATGAAACCGGGTTCAGTTGTCGTGGATATTGCGATTGACCAAGGTGGTATCTTTGAAACAACAGATAAGATTACAACGCATGATAATCCAACATACATTAAGCATGGTGTTGTGCATTATGCCGTTGCGAATATGCCGGGTGCAGTACCACGTACATCAACGATTGGTTTAAACAATGCAACATTACCATATGCATTACAACTTGCGAACAAAGGCTATAAACAAGCATTAACAGATAATGTACCATTGTCTCACGGC
- a CDS encoding XRE family transcriptional regulator encodes MKKTIKKLLDSNMSSYAISKNTGVDAPTIQRVRSGERKLGNLTLDKAEKLYNYQKEVESNESND; translated from the coding sequence ATGAAAAAAACGATAAAAAAGTTATTAGATAGTAATATGTCATCTTATGCAATTTCTAAAAATACAGGTGTTGACGCTCCTACAATACAACGTGTTAGAAGTGGAGAAAGAAAATTAGGTAACTTAACTTTGGACAAGGCTGAAAAACTTTATAATTACCAAAAGGAGGTAGAAAGCAATGAGAGTAATGATTGA
- a CDS encoding putative holin-like toxin, translating to MVSIVDVLGLMIGFGTFIVTLIGLVIAIVKLDHKK from the coding sequence GTGGTGTCTATTGTAGATGTGCTAGGTTTGATGATAGGTTTCGGTACTTTTATCGTTACTTTAATTGGCTTAGTCATCGCAATCGTTAAATTAGACCATAAAAAATAA
- the cas9 gene encoding type II CRISPR RNA-guided endonuclease Cas9 (Cas9, originally named Csn1, is the large, multifunctional signature protein of type II CRISPR/Cas systems. It is well known even to general audiences because its RNA-guided endonuclease activity has made it a popular tool for custom editing of eukaryotic genomes.) → MSRPFILGLDIGITSVGYGLIDYDSKEIIDAGVRIFPEADKGNNEGRRSKRGARRLKRRRIHRLERVKTLLAQYQIITDNVPKSNQPYDIRVKGLTECLTKEELAVALLHIAKRRGIHNVSVQIDDNDGDVNSLSTKEQLNQNARELDQRFVCELQKERLEINGKVRGEQNRFLTKDIIREAQQLIDTQRQFYPDLDELFEKKYIQLVETRREYFEGPGEGSPYGWNADIKKWYQLMMGQCTYYPEELRSVKHTYTAALFNALNDLNNLVIARDNYSKLEYFEKYHIIENVFKQKKNPTLKQIAKEIGVAEQDIKGYRVTKSGQPQFTTFKLFHDLKQVVKDKKILEDVVLLDQIAEVITIYQDETSIIEALNQLEYLLTEQDKREIAKLTGYSGTHRLSLKCMNSVMDELWHTTYNQMEIFTRLGMEPKKYELANQQYIPTNIIEDYILSPVVKRSFKQAIEVVNAVIKRYGLPKNIVIELAREKNSKEKKKFLNDVQKCNEKTRQRIEEIIAEYNSENAKYLIQKIRLHDAQEGKCLYSLKDIPLEDLLRNPNHYEIDHIIPRSVSFDNSMHNKVLVHQEQNSKKSNRTPYQYLTSAEADIDYAQFKQHILNLAKNKERMSKKKREYLLEERDINKYTIQKEFINRNLVDTRYATRELTTLLKAYFHANGLDVKVKTLNGGFTNFLRRRWGFKKERDDGYKHHAEDALIIASADYLFKEHEMLKALKEITDLGEEQDRSSIRDDKAYRAIFDQKYKMKDIKDFEITKFSHRVDKKPNRQLINDTLYSTRQKDGEILVIDILKNLYDKNNEKVKKIYQKEAEKFLMAQHDPATFEKFETIMKQYENEKNPLAQYHEETGDYLRKYAKNGQGPVVKKMKYYSKKLGEHLDITHKYQQARNKVVQLSQKSFRFDIYSTEKGYKMLGISYLDLKKEKQHYVIPQESYHQMKETKSIEEKDIFIGSFYTNDIIKIDGAFYRVIGVSSDSRNIIEVDNVHISQKQYAKQHDNVSPRIKITIGKKIGSIEKYHTDILGNRYKSQPISRPQLIFKKGF, encoded by the coding sequence ATGTCTCGGCCATTTATTTTAGGTTTAGATATTGGGATTACATCTGTGGGTTACGGTTTGATTGATTATGATTCAAAAGAAATTATTGATGCAGGTGTAAGGATTTTTCCTGAAGCGGATAAGGGTAATAATGAAGGAAGACGTTCTAAGAGAGGAGCGAGACGTTTAAAGCGTAGAAGAATTCATCGTTTAGAACGTGTGAAGACGTTGTTGGCTCAATATCAAATTATTACTGATAATGTTCCTAAAAGCAATCAGCCTTATGATATTAGGGTGAAAGGATTAACAGAGTGTTTAACTAAAGAAGAGCTTGCAGTTGCACTTTTGCATATAGCCAAGCGTCGAGGTATTCATAATGTTAGTGTTCAGATAGATGATAATGATGGGGATGTTAATAGCCTATCAACAAAAGAACAGCTGAATCAAAATGCACGTGAGTTAGATCAGCGTTTTGTTTGTGAACTTCAAAAAGAACGTTTAGAAATTAACGGAAAAGTGAGAGGTGAACAAAATAGGTTTCTCACAAAAGACATTATTCGTGAGGCGCAACAATTAATAGATACACAAAGACAATTTTATCCTGATTTGGATGAGTTATTTGAAAAAAAGTATATTCAGTTAGTTGAAACACGTCGTGAGTATTTTGAAGGTCCCGGAGAGGGAAGCCCGTATGGATGGAATGCAGATATAAAAAAATGGTACCAACTCATGATGGGACAATGTACATATTATCCTGAAGAATTGCGAAGTGTTAAACATACCTATACAGCAGCGCTATTTAATGCATTAAATGACCTTAACAATTTAGTGATTGCTAGAGACAACTATTCAAAGTTAGAATATTTTGAAAAATATCATATTATTGAAAATGTATTTAAACAGAAGAAAAATCCTACATTAAAACAAATTGCTAAAGAAATTGGTGTAGCGGAGCAGGATATTAAGGGATATAGAGTGACAAAGTCCGGTCAACCACAATTTACAACATTTAAACTCTTTCATGATTTAAAACAAGTAGTGAAAGATAAAAAGATATTGGAAGATGTTGTATTGTTGGATCAAATCGCAGAGGTTATAACAATTTATCAAGATGAAACTTCTATTATTGAAGCTTTGAATCAGTTGGAGTATCTGTTGACCGAACAAGATAAGCGTGAAATTGCAAAACTAACAGGGTATAGTGGAACGCATCGTTTATCACTCAAGTGTATGAATAGTGTTATGGATGAGTTATGGCATACAACCTATAATCAAATGGAGATATTTACAAGGTTAGGTATGGAACCTAAAAAGTATGAGTTAGCAAATCAACAATATATTCCAACAAATATTATAGAGGACTATATTTTATCTCCTGTTGTAAAACGCTCTTTTAAGCAAGCCATTGAGGTTGTGAATGCAGTTATCAAAAGATATGGATTGCCTAAAAATATTGTTATTGAATTAGCACGTGAGAAGAACTCGAAGGAAAAAAAGAAATTTTTAAATGATGTACAGAAGTGTAATGAAAAAACACGACAGCGGATTGAAGAGATCATAGCTGAATATAACAGTGAAAATGCAAAATATTTAATTCAAAAAATTAGATTACATGATGCACAAGAAGGTAAATGTCTGTATTCTTTAAAGGATATACCTTTAGAAGATTTGCTAAGAAACCCTAATCATTATGAAATAGATCATATTATTCCAAGGTCTGTATCGTTTGATAATTCAATGCATAATAAAGTACTTGTTCATCAAGAACAAAATAGTAAAAAAAGCAATAGGACACCATACCAATATTTAACGTCAGCTGAAGCAGATATTGACTACGCTCAATTTAAACAACATATTTTGAATCTTGCGAAAAATAAAGAGAGAATGAGTAAGAAAAAAAGAGAATATCTTTTAGAAGAACGTGATATTAATAAATATACGATTCAGAAAGAATTTATTAATCGAAATTTAGTTGATACACGATATGCAACACGAGAATTAACGACATTATTAAAAGCTTACTTTCATGCAAATGGTTTAGATGTTAAAGTCAAAACATTAAACGGAGGTTTTACAAACTTCCTTAGAAGAAGGTGGGGATTTAAAAAAGAGCGAGATGATGGTTATAAACATCATGCTGAAGATGCACTGATTATCGCAAGTGCAGATTATTTATTTAAAGAGCATGAAATGTTAAAAGCATTGAAAGAGATTACTGATTTGGGTGAAGAACAAGACCGTTCAAGCATTAGAGATGATAAGGCGTATCGTGCAATATTTGATCAGAAATATAAAATGAAAGATATTAAAGACTTTGAAATTACTAAATTTTCACATCGTGTTGATAAAAAACCTAATCGTCAACTTATCAATGATACATTATATTCAACAAGACAAAAAGATGGAGAAATATTAGTTATTGATATATTGAAAAATTTATATGACAAAAATAATGAAAAGGTTAAAAAAATTTATCAAAAAGAGGCAGAAAAATTCTTAATGGCACAACATGATCCAGCAACATTTGAGAAGTTTGAAACTATTATGAAGCAATATGAGAATGAAAAAAATCCACTTGCTCAATATCATGAAGAAACAGGAGATTACCTTAGAAAATATGCTAAAAATGGTCAAGGTCCAGTAGTGAAAAAAATGAAATATTATAGCAAGAAGTTGGGAGAGCATTTAGATATTACGCATAAATATCAACAAGCAAGAAATAAAGTGGTTCAATTATCTCAAAAATCATTCCGCTTTGATATTTACTCTACTGAAAAAGGGTATAAAATGTTGGGTATTTCATATCTTGATTTAAAAAAAGAAAAGCAACATTATGTTATCCCACAAGAGAGCTACCATCAAATGAAAGAGACTAAATCTATTGAAGAAAAAGATATATTTATAGGTAGTTTTTACACTAACGATATCATCAAAATAGATGGAGCATTTTATCGTGTTATTGGAGTGAGTAGTGATTCACGCAATATTATTGAAGTAGATAACGTACATATTTCTCAAAAACAATATGCAAAGCAACATGATAATGTATCTCCACGTATTAAAATCACAATTGGAAAGAAAATTGGGAGTATTGAAAAGTATCATACAGATATTTTAGGAAACCGTTATAAAAGTCAACCTATATCTCGACCGCAGCTTATTTTTAAGAAGGGGTTTTAA
- a CDS encoding universal stress protein produces MLMYKNILIAVDGSHEAEWAFNKAVAVAKRNNAKLTIINVIDSRTYTSFEVYDSHFTEKSKTFAEKLLDGYKKVAIDEGVTDVETRLEFGSPKSLIPKLASEEHLDVDLIMCGTSGLNAVERFIVGSVSEAIVRHASCDVLVVRTEQIPETFKPKVATTEFLKDFNI; encoded by the coding sequence ATGCTAATGTACAAAAATATATTAATTGCTGTCGATGGCTCTCACGAAGCAGAATGGGCATTCAACAAGGCCGTGGCGGTAGCGAAACGTAACAATGCAAAATTAACAATCATCAATGTCATCGATTCTCGCACGTACACATCTTTTGAAGTTTACGACTCTCATTTCACAGAAAAATCTAAAACATTTGCTGAGAAATTGTTAGACGGCTACAAAAAAGTGGCAATTGACGAAGGTGTTACTGATGTTGAAACACGCCTAGAATTCGGCTCACCTAAGTCACTCATCCCTAAACTTGCGAGCGAAGAACATTTAGATGTTGACTTGATTATGTGTGGTACATCTGGTTTAAATGCCGTTGAACGCTTTATTGTCGGCTCTGTATCTGAAGCTATCGTACGCCATGCATCTTGTGACGTATTAGTCGTTCGTACTGAACAAATTCCAGAAACATTTAAACCAAAAGTAGCAACAACTGAATTTTTAAAAGACTTCAACATCTAA